A single Populus nigra chromosome 13, ddPopNigr1.1, whole genome shotgun sequence DNA region contains:
- the LOC133670750 gene encoding uncharacterized protein LOC133670750: MTMASWNVGAYQKQTPALDVTCRKKERDRDHSYPYKVIEITPPPKNLGIRCFPPNLQCGESVTIEGQAYTISSVTHRYQLRRGKYEPSEKRLDVLSTGRYILNLYLENLLEQS, translated from the exons ATGACAATGGCGTCTTGGAATGTAGGTGCGTATCAGAAG CAGACACCAGCACTTGATGTAACATgcaggaagaaagaaagagacagAGATCATTCCTACCCTTATAAAGTCATTGAAATTACACCTCCTCCAAAGAATCTTGGTATCCGTTGCTTTCCCCct AACCTGCAATGTGGAGAAAGCGTGACAATTGAAGGGCAAGCATATACCATTTCATCTGTAACTCATCGATACCAGCTTCGAAGGGGGAAGTATGAACCTAGCGAGAAGAGACTTGATGTTTTGTCGACAGGGAGATACATCTTGAACTTATATTTAGAGAACTTGCTAGAACAATCTTGA
- the LOC133670587 gene encoding proteasome subunit beta type-7-B, which yields MAKSCVDLPAKGGFSFDLCKRNAMLSDKGLKLPPFRKTGTTIVGLVFQDGVILGADTRATEGPIVCDKNCEKIHYMAPNIYCCGAGTAADTEAVTDMVSSQLQLHRYHTGRESRVVTALTLLKKHLFNYQGHVSAALVLGGVDCTGPHLHTIYPHGSTDTLPFATMGSGSLAAMAVFESKYKEGLSRDEGIKLVSEAVCSGIFNDLGSGSNVDVCVITKGHKEYLRNHMLPNPRTYVTERGYSFPKKTEVLMTKITPLRERVEVIEGGDAMEEE from the exons ATGGCGAAATCTTGTGTAGATTTACCTGCTAAAGGTGGATTCAGTTTCGATCTTTGCAAAAGAAACGCTATGTTATCAGACAAGGGTCTCAAGCTTCCTCCTTTTAGAAAAACTGGAACTACCATTGTGGGTTTAGTTTTTCAG GATGGTGTCATTCTTGGAGCAGATACAAGAGCGACAGAGGGACCCATAGTTTGTGATAAGAATTGCGAAAAAATACACTACATGGCACCCAACATATATTGCTGTGGAGCAGGAACTGCTGCTGATACAGAAGCAGTAACAG ACATGGTCAGCTCACAGCTGCAATTACATCGTTACCATACTGGTCGAGAGTCGAGGGTTGTTACAGCACTGACTCTTCTTAAGAAGCATCTTTTCAA CTACCAAGGTCATGTCTCGGCTGCTTTGGTTCTTGGCGGGGTTGACTGCACTGGGCCTCATTTACACACT ATATATCCCCATGGGTCAACTGACACTTTGCCATTTGCTACAATGGGTTCTGGTTCTCTTGCTGCAATGGCTGTTTTTGAATCAAAGTACAAAGAAGGCCTTAGT AGAGATGAAGGAATTAAGCTTGTGAGTGAGGCTGTATGCTCTGGCATATTCAATGACTTGGGAAGTGGAAGCAATGTTGATGTTTGTGTTATAACAAAG GGGCACAAGGAATACTTGAGGAACCACATGTTGCCAAATCCTCGTACCTATGTCACTGAACGAGGGTACTCTTTTCCAAAGAAGACCG AGGTTCTCATGACAAAGATTACTCCCCTGAGGGAGAGGGTTGAAGTGATTGAAGGAGGTGATGCAATGGAAGAAGAGTAA
- the LOC133670428 gene encoding LOW QUALITY PROTEIN: uridine kinase-like protein 5 (The sequence of the model RefSeq protein was modified relative to this genomic sequence to represent the inferred CDS: deleted 2 bases in 1 codon) — MDSEILSTLNNNIKNHLPVQSNGLISAPDPPQQPFVIGVAGGTASGKTTVCNMIISQLHDQRVVLVNQDSFYHSLSDSTLTQVYDYNFDHPDAFNTELLLSCMEKLKNGRAVDIPNYDFQTHKRIGPGWKVNPSDIIILEGILVLHDPRVRDLMNMKIFVDTDSDLRLARRIQRDTVERGRNIQNVLDQYARSVKPSFEEFILPSKKYADVIIPRGGDNDVAIDLIIQHIRAKLGQHHLCKIYPNVSVIHSTFQMRGMHTLVRDVKTTKHDFVFYADRLIRLVVEHGLGHLPFTEKQITTPTGSVYPGVVFCKRLCGVSVIRSGESMENALRACCKGIKIGKILIHGEGNNGRQVRGGNCTMPHSLSLSLLHITFQITAMLLQLIYEKLPADISSRHVLLLDPVLASGNSAVKAINLLLSKGVVESNIIFLNLIAAPQGIHVVCKKFPKLKIVTSEIDVTLDEDLCVIPGMGEFGDRYFGTNN, encoded by the exons ATGGATTCTGAAATCCTATCTACACTTAATAACAACATCAAAAATCACTTGCCTGTCCAGTCAAATGGCTTGATATCAGCTCCAGACCCTCCTCAGCAGCCATTTGTAATTG GTGTTGCTGGAGGTACTGCATCCGGGAAAACAACTGTGTGTAATATGATTATTTCTCAGCTCCATGATCAACGCGTTGTTCTTGTCAATcaa gATTCATTTTATCACTCCCTGAGTGATTCAACATTGACACAAGTTTATGATTATAACTTTGATCATCCTG ATGCCTTCAATACAGAACTTCTCCTTTCATGCAtggagaaattgaaaaatggaCGGGCAGTTGACATACCAAATTATGATTTCCAGACCCATAAAAGAATCGGTCCAGGATGGAAG GTTAACCCTTCAGACATCATCATTTTAGAAGGAATTCTAGTTCTCCACGATCCTCGGGTTCGTGATCTAATGAACATGAAGATCTTTGTTGACACAG ATTCTGACCTGCGACTTGCACGGAGAATTCAGCGCGATACTGTTGAAAGAGGGAGGAATATCCAGAACGTTCTTGACCAA TACGCTCGATCTGTAAAGCCAAGTTTTGAAGAATTTATACTGCCATCAAAAAAATATGCTGACGTTATAATCCCTCGGGGAGGAGATAATGATGTTGCAATTGACTTGATAATACAACATATCCGTGCAAAGCTTGGCCAACATCATTTGTGTAAAATATATCCAAATGTTTCTGTTATACACTCAACATTTCAG ATGCGGGGAATGCACACACTCGTACGTGATGTCAAGACAACGAAGCATGACTTTGTCTTCTATGCAGACCGGCTAATACGCTTG GTTGTGGAGCATGGTCTAGGTCATCTTCCATTCACTGAAAAACAGATCACAACCCCAACAG GATCTGTATACCCTGGAGTTGTTTTCTGCAAAAGATTGTGTGGGGTTTCAGTCATTAGAAG TGGGGAGAGCATGGAAAATGCATTAAGAGCATGCTGCAAGGGCATCAAAATCGGTAAAATTCTCATCCATGGAGAGGGTAACAATGGACGGCAGGTTCGTGGAGGCAACTGTACC ATGCCCcattctctctctttatctctgttgcatataacttttcaaatcaCCGCAATGTTGCTGCAGTTAATCTATGAGAAGCTACCCGCAGACATCTCAAGTCGGCATGTTTTATTGCTCGATCCAGTTCTTGCTTCAG GAAATTCTGCAGTCAAAGCGATTAACCTGCTTCTCAGCAAGGGCGTCGTAGAGTCTAACATCATCTTCCTTAATCTAATAGCA GCACCCCAAGGAATACATGTGGTTTGCAAGAAATTTCCAAAGCTCAAAATTGTGACATCGGAGATTGATGTAACATTGGATGAGGATTTATGTGTTATCCCAGGGATGGGGGAGTTTGGGGACCGTTATTTCGGCACAAACAATTAG